A stretch of Kyrpidia spormannii DNA encodes these proteins:
- the rsfS gene encoding ribosome silencing factor — translation MSAQMASLARLAADAAADKKAGNVVILDIGELSIIADYFVICSGQSRTQVQAIADHVREKMEEHGAVLQGLEGRDEARWVLLDFGDVVVHVFREEEREFYQLERLWGDAPMLSQSS, via the coding sequence ATGAGTGCACAGATGGCCAGTTTAGCGCGCCTGGCGGCGGATGCCGCAGCGGACAAAAAAGCCGGGAATGTGGTGATCCTCGATATTGGAGAACTCTCCATCATCGCTGATTACTTCGTGATTTGCAGCGGTCAGTCCAGAACCCAGGTGCAGGCCATCGCAGATCATGTGCGCGAAAAAATGGAGGAACACGGGGCGGTGCTCCAAGGTCTCGAAGGACGTGATGAAGCCAGGTGGGTTCTGCTCGACTTTGGGGATGTGGTGGTGCATGTGTTCCGAGAGGAGGAACGGGAGTTTTATCAGCTGGAACGCCTCTGGGGCGATGCCCCAATGTTGTCCCAGTCCTCGTGA
- the yqeK gene encoding bis(5'-nucleosyl)-tetraphosphatase (symmetrical) YqeK, whose product MTEEQIKEKVKGALSPARFAHVEGVVAEAERLAKRYGADEDKARLAAWIHDWAREWPADRLEEEARRLGVDRELFGPVAVLHGPIAAAKLGQEFGVEDDEVADAVRYHTTGRPGMGLLERVVCLADAVEPGRAYPGVDRLRQLASQDLDRALAEMFDASLRDLLDRGRPVAVLTVLARNECWSRVRGGRSR is encoded by the coding sequence ATGACGGAAGAGCAGATCAAAGAGAAGGTCAAAGGGGCCCTGAGCCCGGCGCGATTCGCTCACGTGGAGGGCGTGGTGGCGGAAGCCGAACGACTGGCCAAGCGCTACGGGGCAGACGAGGATAAAGCGCGCCTGGCGGCTTGGATCCACGATTGGGCCCGGGAATGGCCCGCCGATCGTCTGGAAGAGGAAGCCCGGCGACTGGGTGTCGATCGGGAGCTCTTTGGACCCGTGGCCGTATTGCACGGACCCATCGCCGCCGCAAAGCTCGGGCAGGAATTCGGGGTGGAAGATGACGAAGTTGCAGATGCCGTCCGTTATCACACCACCGGGCGCCCGGGGATGGGGCTTTTGGAAAGGGTGGTGTGTTTGGCTGACGCTGTGGAGCCCGGGCGGGCCTATCCCGGAGTGGATCGGCTTCGCCAATTGGCCAGTCAGGATTTGGACAGGGCTCTGGCGGAGATGTTCGACGCCAGCCTGCGGGATCTTCTTGATCGCGGGAGACCGGTGGCTGTACTGACGGTGTTGGCGAGAAACGAATGCTGGTCCCGGGTCCGCGGTGGGCGGAGCCGCTAG
- the nadD gene encoding nicotinate-nucleotide adenylyltransferase — protein MKRIGLFGGTFDPVHIGHIVAAEYVLDACGLERVLFVPTRIPPHKEAPDTPAEDRFHMVEVAVADRPGLGVSRVELDREGPSYTVDTLRYLRTRHPDVRFAWIIGADQLLGFPMWKSPEEIVSLADLIAVVRPGYNEHKGMDVVRKQFPRAALEVVEMPRLEVSSSELRARLEAGRTVSVLVPQAVQELIRAKGLYKRAGRVR, from the coding sequence ATGAAACGGATCGGGCTCTTCGGAGGCACCTTTGATCCCGTTCATATTGGACATATCGTCGCGGCGGAATACGTGTTGGATGCCTGTGGTTTAGAACGCGTACTCTTTGTTCCAACCCGAATTCCGCCACACAAAGAGGCGCCGGATACTCCGGCCGAAGATCGGTTTCACATGGTTGAAGTTGCCGTGGCTGACCGTCCGGGCCTCGGGGTGAGCCGGGTGGAACTCGACCGGGAAGGCCCATCGTATACCGTGGATACCCTTCGTTATCTGAGGACTCGGCACCCGGATGTGCGATTCGCATGGATTATCGGCGCGGATCAACTCCTGGGATTCCCGATGTGGAAATCCCCCGAAGAGATTGTTTCTTTAGCCGACTTGATTGCGGTGGTCCGGCCGGGGTATAACGAGCATAAGGGGATGGACGTTGTTCGCAAGCAATTTCCCAGAGCTGCTCTCGAGGTGGTGGAGATGCCCCGGCTGGAGGTTTCATCTTCAGAACTGCGGGCTCGTCTGGAGGCAGGGAGAACGGTCAGTGTATTGGTGCCCCAAGCTGTTCAGGAATTGATCCGGGCAAAAGGGTTGTATAAAAGGGCGGGGCGGGTGCGATGA
- a CDS encoding shikimate dehydrogenase — protein MVQVEGRVALIGHPVGHSLSPVMHNRAFERLGLAWRYNAFDVQPKDLPDAMRGLRALGFRGWNITVPHKEAACRLVDELSDEAAEIGAVNTVLVQEGRLTGYNTDGWGYVEALHAETGLTVEGKVCVVVGAGGAARGIAHALVREGALVRVVARRPAQAERLADEFSRLGPGRMQAGGWDKLQVWLREADLCVNTTPVGMSPGTGAMPFDPGWTREDCVVSDIVYNPRETLLLKRARELGRSTCDGVGMFVFQGAAAFRIWTGLAAPVADMRAVVEEGLDDGAVKGGSDI, from the coding sequence ATGGTACAGGTGGAAGGCCGCGTGGCCTTGATCGGTCATCCGGTGGGGCATTCTTTATCGCCCGTGATGCACAACCGGGCCTTCGAGCGGCTCGGGTTGGCGTGGCGGTATAATGCCTTCGACGTTCAACCCAAAGATCTCCCTGACGCGATGCGAGGTCTTCGAGCGCTGGGGTTCCGGGGATGGAACATCACAGTCCCCCATAAAGAGGCGGCATGCCGCCTAGTGGACGAGCTGTCCGATGAGGCTGCGGAGATTGGAGCCGTGAACACCGTGCTTGTTCAGGAGGGGCGGTTGACCGGTTATAATACGGATGGTTGGGGTTATGTGGAAGCCCTGCATGCGGAGACCGGTTTGACGGTGGAAGGGAAGGTCTGTGTCGTGGTTGGCGCCGGGGGCGCTGCCCGAGGCATTGCCCACGCTTTGGTGCGGGAGGGGGCCCTGGTACGAGTGGTGGCCCGGCGCCCGGCGCAAGCCGAGAGGCTCGCCGACGAGTTCAGCCGCCTGGGGCCCGGCCGAATGCAGGCCGGGGGCTGGGACAAACTGCAGGTGTGGCTTCGGGAAGCGGACCTCTGTGTCAACACGACACCCGTCGGGATGAGCCCGGGCACGGGCGCAATGCCCTTCGATCCGGGGTGGACCCGGGAGGACTGTGTGGTCAGCGATATCGTCTACAACCCAAGGGAGACCCTGTTGCTGAAGCGCGCCCGAGAGTTGGGACGGTCCACCTGTGACGGGGTGGGCATGTTTGTCTTTCAGGGTGCCGCGGCCTTCCGGATTTGGACGGGACTGGCGGCGCCAGTGGCGGACATGCGGGCGGTGGTGGAAGAAGGTTTGGACGATGGGGCGGTCAAAGGGGGCTCCGATATATGA
- the yqeH gene encoding ribosome biogenesis GTPase YqeH, which yields MKVCSGCGEELQSEDPGKAGYVPAHRMDEPGVLCRRCYRIIHYQEIAPAAVPPERLRGVLARAKQERALVVQVVDILDWTGTRIPDLNDVAGDRQWLVVHKIDLLPRETNYDRVRRWFERQLGREGFRVERVYLASAHKGIGIPGLLADLNRVDGAVYFMGAANTGKSSLLNALMGAAEISSDRPLTTSRVPGTTLNAVTIDRGEGRKWVDTPGITAGYRVVDRLCPTCLRAVVPVQPIRPRVYSLETGQSIWLGGLARLDVLEGDRQPFVCFLSNRVPIHRTNVLRAQPFFEKHAGKDLVPPCERCLAEVTPVARTEWKLEPGEKVDLAVAGLGWVSARGRGARVALFVPEGVETELRPALV from the coding sequence ATGAAGGTCTGCAGTGGTTGCGGGGAGGAACTTCAAAGCGAAGACCCGGGAAAAGCCGGCTACGTCCCGGCGCATCGCATGGATGAACCCGGGGTGTTGTGCCGCCGCTGCTATCGCATCATCCATTATCAGGAAATCGCCCCTGCTGCGGTGCCTCCCGAGCGCCTGCGGGGAGTCTTGGCCCGGGCAAAACAGGAGCGGGCCCTGGTGGTTCAGGTGGTGGATATTCTTGATTGGACGGGCACGCGAATCCCGGACCTGAACGACGTGGCCGGGGATCGACAATGGCTGGTGGTCCACAAAATCGACCTTTTGCCCCGGGAAACGAATTACGATCGGGTTCGGCGGTGGTTTGAACGGCAGCTCGGGCGTGAGGGCTTCCGGGTGGAGCGCGTGTATTTGGCCAGTGCTCACAAGGGAATCGGGATTCCCGGGTTGCTCGCCGATCTGAACCGGGTCGACGGAGCGGTGTATTTTATGGGCGCCGCCAACACGGGAAAATCGAGCTTGCTCAACGCGTTGATGGGAGCCGCCGAAATCTCGTCGGATCGCCCCCTCACCACGTCCCGGGTGCCGGGCACGACTTTGAATGCGGTGACCATCGACCGCGGGGAAGGGCGAAAATGGGTGGACACCCCCGGCATTACGGCGGGCTACCGAGTGGTGGATCGGTTGTGTCCGACGTGCCTGCGGGCGGTGGTGCCTGTTCAGCCGATTCGGCCCCGGGTCTATTCGTTGGAGACCGGGCAAAGTATTTGGCTGGGGGGATTGGCCCGGTTGGACGTATTGGAGGGGGATCGACAACCTTTTGTTTGCTTTCTTTCCAATCGGGTTCCCATCCATCGGACGAATGTACTCCGGGCCCAGCCTTTCTTTGAAAAGCACGCCGGCAAGGACCTGGTCCCTCCCTGTGAGCGCTGTCTTGCGGAAGTTACACCCGTGGCGCGCACCGAGTGGAAACTCGAACCCGGAGAGAAAGTCGACCTGGCGGTGGCCGGCCTGGGATGGGTCTCGGCCCGGGGGCGGGGCGCCCGGGTGGCCCTCTTTGTGCCCGAGGGGGTTGAAACGGAGTTGCGCCCGGCCTTGGTTTGA
- a CDS encoding YqeG family HAD IIIA-type phosphatase, giving the protein MLRLFVPDVYVPSIYAVNAEALVRKGLLGVVTDLDNTLVAWNEPQAPDKLVHWLDDLRDRGLKVCIVSNNKEVRVRPFAEQLNIPALYEAGKPRMRAFMKALEITGTHPRQTAMIGDQLFTDIAGGNRMGMYTILVVPISDKEWVGTRVMRLVERRVLRFIAPSLHRISEGEHQG; this is encoded by the coding sequence GTGCTGCGCCTTTTTGTACCAGATGTGTACGTGCCGTCGATTTACGCCGTGAATGCCGAGGCCCTGGTCCGCAAAGGCTTGCTCGGAGTGGTCACGGATTTAGACAATACCCTGGTGGCCTGGAACGAGCCCCAAGCACCGGACAAGTTGGTCCATTGGCTGGACGATTTGCGGGATCGGGGGTTGAAGGTCTGTATCGTATCCAACAACAAGGAGGTCCGGGTGCGGCCTTTTGCGGAACAGTTGAATATCCCGGCCCTTTACGAAGCCGGGAAACCGCGCATGCGGGCGTTTATGAAGGCTTTGGAGATCACGGGCACCCACCCCCGGCAAACGGCGATGATCGGGGACCAGTTATTTACGGACATTGCAGGAGGAAACCGGATGGGGATGTACACGATTCTCGTGGTGCCGATTTCCGATAAGGAATGGGTGGGGACCCGGGTGATGCGGCTCGTCGAACGCCGGGTGTTGCGCTTTATTGCCCCGTCCCTGCATCGGATCTCTGAGGGGGAGCATCAAGGATGA
- a CDS encoding peptidoglycan D,D-transpeptidase FtsI family protein — MKRWGHSRRLFIWTGAWTSLVALLAGRLFFIQVADARNYEGHDLLALSVGQRQEQFVVDSGRGNILDRNGQSLTGHTFLGLVVLPPWHPDLQDPNLARLAAILGRPVNQIQSALASMKQPGLLSLPGPGGTSTSIELTDAQAAAVQSLGIDGILPRQVTVRYNNQSLARHVVGFIGEDPNLVTQVYDGRYPLNEPVGKMGLESVFQEDLRGNGPARTLHFYVDGEGRPLPGLGIREATRPDTGLNVQTTLDMGLQKIVESAMDKVALPRGAAVVMDVHTGDILAMASRPNFDQNHIPSGAANYPKNLAVEADFPGSVFKIVDATAALDKGQLTANTPFDCTGSIQIGDGILKCWKVHGHETAEQAFAQSCNVAFAQISMKLGRQNIEDYAKAFGLGQRQGQVVDGRDVFDEEDPGSIFVGPGNALRLLANTGIGQENVRISPLQAAVMAATIAGDGKRPVPRLVMGLTTAQGDPYRTFPTQSPVQAINPAVAKEVGQWMREVIASPQGTGDLLAQAAWPVAGKTGTAQTGQTRRVNQWFVGYFPYDHPRYAIAVDALDISDSSGLRYPEPIVLDIVNALAHLGTTPQTSGAPQSGVGR; from the coding sequence GTGAAACGCTGGGGGCACAGCCGTCGCTTGTTCATTTGGACCGGAGCCTGGACGAGCTTGGTGGCACTGCTCGCCGGGCGACTGTTTTTTATTCAGGTGGCCGATGCCCGCAACTACGAAGGCCACGACCTCCTGGCCCTGTCGGTGGGACAGCGCCAGGAGCAGTTTGTGGTGGACTCCGGCCGGGGCAACATCTTAGATCGAAACGGCCAATCCCTCACCGGCCACACCTTCCTCGGTCTGGTGGTCTTGCCTCCTTGGCACCCAGACCTTCAGGATCCGAACCTGGCGCGGCTGGCCGCCATCTTGGGGCGCCCGGTCAACCAGATCCAATCCGCCCTGGCCTCGATGAAACAACCGGGTCTGCTCAGCCTGCCCGGCCCAGGGGGAACTTCCACGTCCATCGAATTGACCGACGCCCAGGCGGCCGCCGTTCAATCTCTGGGAATAGACGGGATCCTGCCCCGCCAGGTCACGGTGAGATACAACAATCAATCTCTGGCCCGCCACGTCGTGGGGTTTATCGGGGAAGACCCGAATCTGGTCACCCAGGTTTACGACGGGCGCTACCCCCTGAACGAACCAGTGGGCAAAATGGGTCTGGAGAGCGTGTTCCAGGAGGATCTTCGCGGGAACGGCCCCGCTCGAACCCTTCATTTTTATGTGGATGGGGAAGGCCGGCCCTTGCCGGGGCTGGGGATCCGAGAAGCGACCCGGCCGGATACCGGGCTGAACGTCCAGACGACCCTGGACATGGGGTTGCAAAAGATCGTGGAGTCGGCCATGGACAAAGTGGCGCTGCCCCGAGGCGCCGCGGTGGTGATGGACGTGCATACCGGCGACATCCTGGCCATGGCCTCCCGGCCGAATTTTGACCAGAATCACATTCCGTCCGGGGCCGCCAACTACCCGAAAAACCTTGCGGTGGAGGCCGATTTTCCCGGATCCGTATTTAAAATCGTCGATGCCACCGCCGCCTTGGACAAAGGGCAGCTCACCGCCAACACTCCTTTCGACTGCACGGGCTCGATCCAAATCGGGGACGGGATACTCAAGTGTTGGAAGGTGCACGGGCATGAGACCGCGGAGCAAGCTTTCGCCCAGTCCTGCAACGTGGCCTTTGCGCAGATTTCTATGAAGCTGGGGCGTCAGAACATTGAGGATTACGCCAAGGCCTTCGGTTTGGGCCAGAGGCAGGGACAAGTGGTGGATGGCCGGGATGTGTTCGATGAGGAAGACCCGGGCTCAATCTTTGTCGGGCCGGGCAATGCGCTGCGCTTGTTGGCAAACACCGGGATCGGGCAGGAAAATGTTCGCATCAGTCCCCTCCAGGCGGCGGTGATGGCCGCCACCATCGCCGGGGATGGCAAGCGGCCGGTCCCACGGCTGGTAATGGGACTCACCACCGCCCAGGGAGATCCGTATCGGACATTTCCCACCCAGTCTCCGGTTCAGGCCATCAACCCGGCGGTGGCCAAAGAAGTTGGTCAGTGGATGCGGGAGGTCATCGCCTCCCCCCAGGGCACCGGGGACCTTCTCGCCCAGGCGGCCTGGCCGGTGGCGGGGAAGACCGGCACGGCCCAGACCGGCCAAACCCGCCGGGTCAATCAGTGGTTTGTGGGGTATTTTCCCTACGATCACCCCCGTTACGCCATCGCCGTGGACGCCCTTGACATCTCCGACAGCTCGGGACTGCGCTACCCCGAGCCCATCGTTCTCGACATCGTCAACGCCCTGGCTCACCTAGGCACAACCCCGCAGACGAGCGGCGCCCCCCAATCCGGCGTGGGGAGGTGA
- a CDS encoding aminotransferase class III-fold pyridoxal phosphate-dependent enzyme: MGGRKLTTLYERALRVFPPVASRATKLGIVRAEGCWVYDENGKAYLDFASGVAVTNTGHNHPAVVQRAAEQMRQMIHVGHNVFYYEPYVQLAERLVEVTGGDTKVYFSNSGAEANEGAVKLVQYVTGRPEVIAFAHSFHGRTLGSLALTGSNAAYRRMYETALRRVYFARYPKPAPGEDPEEAVRASLESINDLFELQVSPDRVAAIIVEPVQGEGGYVIPPRSFLEKLRGICDEHGILLIFDEVQTGFGRTGHLFAYQTFGVKPDILTLGKAIASGFPLSAVIARQDLMDRWPAGAHGGTFGGNPVSCAAGLATLDLLEGGLIDNARAMGNYLVAQLRESLAEFQEVYDVRGVGLMVAVEFRDPGSGAELSDMVKEILARCEQGGLILLSCGPGKTVVRFMPPLIVDKKDIDQAVQVFRDSVAAAVRSVN; this comes from the coding sequence ATGGGAGGAAGAAAATTGACGACCCTGTACGAACGGGCCCTCAGAGTGTTTCCGCCGGTGGCTTCCCGGGCGACGAAACTGGGTATCGTGAGGGCTGAAGGATGCTGGGTTTATGACGAGAACGGGAAGGCTTACTTGGATTTTGCCAGCGGGGTGGCGGTGACCAATACGGGTCACAACCATCCAGCGGTGGTTCAGCGGGCTGCGGAACAGATGCGCCAGATGATTCACGTGGGCCACAATGTGTTTTACTACGAACCGTATGTCCAGCTGGCGGAGAGACTGGTCGAGGTTACGGGCGGGGACACCAAGGTTTATTTCAGCAACAGTGGGGCCGAGGCGAATGAAGGGGCTGTCAAACTGGTCCAGTACGTCACGGGGCGCCCGGAAGTGATCGCCTTTGCTCATTCCTTTCACGGGCGAACCCTTGGCAGCCTCGCCTTGACCGGTTCGAACGCCGCCTACCGCCGCATGTATGAAACGGCTCTTCGGCGCGTGTATTTTGCCCGGTATCCAAAACCCGCGCCGGGAGAAGATCCGGAGGAAGCCGTGCGCGCAAGTCTTGAGAGTATCAACGATCTCTTTGAATTGCAGGTCAGCCCGGACCGGGTGGCGGCAATCATTGTCGAGCCGGTTCAGGGGGAGGGCGGATATGTCATCCCTCCCCGAAGCTTTCTGGAGAAACTGAGAGGCATCTGTGATGAACACGGCATTCTGTTAATTTTTGACGAAGTTCAGACCGGATTCGGGCGTACGGGACATCTGTTTGCTTATCAAACCTTTGGGGTGAAGCCCGACATTCTCACTCTTGGAAAAGCAATCGCCTCGGGCTTTCCCCTCAGTGCCGTAATCGCTCGGCAAGATTTGATGGACCGTTGGCCGGCCGGGGCGCACGGCGGGACCTTTGGGGGAAATCCCGTGAGCTGTGCGGCGGGGTTGGCGACCTTGGACCTGCTGGAGGGCGGATTAATCGACAATGCCCGGGCGATGGGGAATTATCTGGTTGCACAACTGAGGGAATCCTTGGCGGAATTTCAAGAGGTTTACGACGTCCGGGGTGTCGGGCTGATGGTAGCTGTGGAATTCCGGGATCCCGGGTCCGGGGCTGAGCTTTCGGACATGGTGAAAGAAATTCTGGCACGGTGCGAACAGGGGGGTCTGATCCTCTTATCTTGCGGACCGGGTAAAACGGTGGTTCGCTTCATGCCGCCTCTCATTGTGGACAAGAAGGACATTGATCAAGCGGTTCAAGTGTTTCGCGATTCGGTCGCGGCTGCGGTGCGGTCGGTGAACTGA
- a CDS encoding M20/M25/M40 family metallo-hydrolase, producing the protein MKAVNDVEGFVELTKQLVAIPSVNGTPGEVDVAEFVVTWLKKLPYFRRFPHRVWTQEIPGDPLGRKNVFAWVKGQTPATVLLHGHLDTVGIEDYGPLQELAFQSDALKKEIERFSGADDRVKEQAASGNWLFGRGALDMKGGVAVHMKLVEFWSNRPEEPPGSILFMANPVEENQHSGIMAALSELLRLREQENLQLMCAVNADYVTAGYEGDSARYLYTGATGKLLLNVLIRGRETHVGEAFGGLDPVFVMAECLRELNYNPELCDRVGLETGQPPVALYARDLKPAYNVQTAGGAWLYFNWFVLNSTPEAVLAQVKRKVEAARDRALALRNGYMDQYTEFAEVKGQMPRYEREDMPVLTFSEWLEGLEDGVRARVDDVLRNTRYSVEVDQREATRDLVERCLAAAGQTSPLILLYYSSPFCPRNRLQEERPDHRRVLKAVEAAAGAVAARYGEVLKIRPFFPYLSDSSYLNMVDEPRAVHMFTANFPGWGTTYSVPLDEIRKLSIPAINLGVYGFDAHKWTERLYIPYSFGVLPKLIQRVVEMLWENRQWEEEN; encoded by the coding sequence GTGAAAGCAGTCAATGACGTGGAAGGTTTCGTGGAGCTCACCAAGCAATTGGTGGCCATTCCGTCTGTGAACGGCACCCCAGGCGAAGTGGATGTGGCGGAATTTGTGGTGACTTGGTTAAAAAAGTTACCCTACTTCCGCCGTTTCCCTCATCGCGTATGGACACAGGAGATTCCGGGGGATCCCTTGGGGCGGAAAAATGTATTTGCATGGGTGAAAGGACAGACGCCGGCCACGGTGCTTCTGCATGGCCATTTGGACACGGTAGGCATCGAGGATTACGGTCCGCTCCAAGAACTGGCTTTCCAATCCGATGCGCTAAAGAAGGAGATCGAAAGGTTTTCGGGTGCTGATGATCGGGTCAAGGAGCAGGCTGCGTCAGGGAACTGGTTGTTTGGACGGGGCGCCCTTGATATGAAGGGTGGCGTAGCTGTACACATGAAATTAGTTGAGTTTTGGTCTAACCGTCCGGAAGAGCCCCCGGGAAGTATTCTGTTCATGGCTAACCCTGTGGAAGAGAATCAACATAGTGGGATCATGGCGGCTCTCTCGGAACTGTTGCGGCTTAGGGAACAAGAGAATCTTCAACTCATGTGTGCGGTCAACGCGGATTATGTCACGGCGGGCTACGAAGGCGATTCGGCGCGTTACCTGTACACCGGAGCAACGGGCAAGCTGCTGCTCAACGTTTTGATACGTGGGCGAGAAACCCATGTTGGAGAGGCCTTTGGTGGCCTCGATCCCGTTTTCGTGATGGCGGAGTGTCTGCGGGAGTTGAACTACAACCCGGAGCTTTGCGACCGGGTGGGACTTGAGACCGGTCAGCCACCCGTCGCTCTTTATGCGCGGGATCTAAAACCGGCTTACAATGTGCAGACGGCCGGGGGAGCCTGGCTGTATTTTAACTGGTTTGTATTGAATTCGACTCCTGAGGCAGTGCTGGCACAAGTGAAGCGGAAAGTCGAGGCGGCTCGAGACCGGGCATTGGCCCTGAGAAATGGCTATATGGACCAGTATACGGAATTCGCCGAAGTCAAGGGGCAGATGCCGCGTTATGAAAGGGAGGATATGCCTGTTCTGACCTTTTCGGAGTGGCTGGAGGGCCTCGAAGATGGGGTTCGGGCTCGGGTTGATGATGTTCTCCGAAACACCCGGTACTCCGTTGAAGTAGACCAGAGGGAAGCTACCCGGGATCTGGTGGAGCGGTGCTTGGCGGCTGCGGGGCAAACCTCCCCACTCATCCTGCTTTACTATAGTTCTCCCTTTTGTCCGCGGAATCGCCTTCAGGAAGAACGACCGGATCACCGAAGGGTGCTGAAAGCTGTGGAGGCGGCGGCTGGGGCCGTGGCGGCGAGATACGGCGAGGTCTTAAAGATCCGCCCTTTCTTTCCTTACCTGTCCGATAGCAGTTATTTAAATATGGTCGATGAGCCCCGGGCCGTTCACATGTTTACAGCGAATTTTCCCGGCTGGGGAACCACGTATTCTGTGCCCCTTGATGAAATCAGAAAGTTATCGATTCCGGCTATAAACCTCGGTGTTTATGGTTTTGATGCCCACAAATGGACTGAGCGATTGTACATTCCGTACAGTTTTGGTGTTTTGCCGAAGTTGATCCAGCGAGTGGTAGAGATGCTGTGGGAGAATCGACAATGGGAGGAAGAAAATTGA
- a CDS encoding D-2-hydroxyacid dehydrogenase, with product MGVGHEESVLWISTLEIDAALLGRIAEKARPFRVIQTGEGDGDAVPLQDVEIWATYGDDVSTGILRCMPQLRWIQLLQSGYDRVPVDELRRRGIRMTTTHGVHAGAVAEYVLFMTLYFLRDMAHFQRLQVIRRWDRSITGTELAGKVLAVVGTGAIGKEIARRASAFGMKTIGINRSARPSPCFEQVVGIQNLDWVLSEADVVVSTLPGGLETRHFWNRERLEKLQRDAVFINVGRGSSVDTEGLLSVVRRGGLKGVALDVFEQEPLPALHPLWNTPGVVLTPHMAAKTREYLSRAVSCFLENLDRYRRGLHLVHEIAVQ from the coding sequence ATGGGTGTGGGGCATGAAGAATCCGTGTTATGGATTTCTACTTTAGAAATTGATGCGGCGTTGCTCGGGCGCATCGCTGAGAAAGCCCGCCCTTTTCGGGTGATACAAACGGGGGAAGGGGACGGTGATGCCGTCCCTCTACAAGACGTGGAAATCTGGGCCACCTACGGAGACGATGTGTCAACTGGGATCCTGCGCTGCATGCCTCAGCTTCGGTGGATCCAGTTGCTCCAATCTGGATATGATCGGGTTCCTGTGGATGAGCTCCGCCGGCGAGGGATCCGGATGACGACGACCCATGGTGTCCACGCGGGGGCGGTGGCCGAATATGTGCTGTTTATGACATTGTATTTTTTACGTGATATGGCACATTTTCAAAGACTACAGGTGATCCGGCGCTGGGACCGGAGCATTACAGGCACAGAGTTAGCAGGGAAAGTGTTAGCCGTGGTCGGAACTGGGGCCATCGGTAAAGAAATTGCGAGGCGGGCCTCAGCTTTTGGGATGAAGACCATCGGGATTAACCGCTCGGCTCGGCCTTCACCTTGTTTTGAACAGGTGGTGGGCATTCAGAATTTGGACTGGGTTCTGAGCGAGGCGGACGTGGTGGTTTCCACACTGCCCGGGGGACTGGAAACTCGACACTTTTGGAACAGAGAGCGTCTGGAAAAGCTTCAGCGGGACGCCGTTTTCATCAACGTTGGACGGGGGTCGAGCGTCGATACCGAAGGTCTGCTTTCGGTGGTGCGCCGAGGGGGCTTGAAGGGAGTCGCCCTGGATGTGTTCGAACAAGAACCACTACCCGCCCTCCACCCGCTGTGGAATACTCCTGGAGTGGTTCTTACCCCGCACATGGCGGCGAAAACCCGTGAATATCTGAGTAGGGCTGTTAGTTGTTTTTTGGAGAACCTGGACCGCTATAGGAGAGGATTACACCTGGTTCACGAAATTGCCGTCCAATGA